One genomic window of Dehalococcoidia bacterium includes the following:
- a CDS encoding DUF2283 domain-containing protein, protein MRLHYYAETDSLYIDLSSKPSKESNEIADGIVIDFDEDGKVVGIDIDRASRILDLKKLEIEGLPLAATS, encoded by the coding sequence GTGAGGCTTCACTACTACGCAGAGACGGATTCGCTCTACATCGACCTCAGTTCGAAGCCCAGCAAGGAGTCGAACGAAATCGCGGACGGTATCGTCATTGACTTTGACGAAGACGGCAAGGTCGTTGGCATCGACATCGACCGTGCTTCGCGGATCTTGGATCTCAAGAAGCTGGAGATTGAGGGACTGCCTCTCGCAGCCACCTCTTAG
- a CDS encoding VOC family protein — protein sequence MNVTQCIVNINSEQPEELKRFYRDVVGLPPHPDVNRESTYIAGATEVVIDGHSEVRGQAPQPQRIMINLFVDDLTSDQRRLEDQGVAFVRREGREYWGGVISTFCDPDGNYVQLIEFRPG from the coding sequence ATGAACGTCACTCAGTGCATCGTCAACATCAACAGCGAGCAGCCGGAAGAACTCAAGCGCTTCTACCGCGACGTCGTCGGCCTGCCGCCGCACCCCGACGTCAACCGCGAGAGCACCTACATTGCCGGCGCGACCGAAGTCGTCATCGATGGCCACAGCGAGGTCCGCGGGCAGGCGCCGCAGCCACAGCGGATCATGATCAACCTGTTCGTCGATGACCTGACGAGCGATCAGCGCCGCCTCGAAGATCAAGGCGTCGCGTTCGTGCGCAGGGAAGGGCGTGAGTATTGGGGCGGCGTCATCTCGACGTTCTGTGATCCCGACGGCAACTATGTGCAGTTGATCGAGTTCCGCCCTGGTTGA
- a CDS encoding sulfotransferase has translation MIIISGCGRSGTSAVARLLYDSGVSVGRDLIPPDEGNAEGYYEERAVVELNDEIVQTAGLGAFFATASREHMLACARPLVERMRELAAEATPAWKDPRFCWTLEAWLDAFDAAPRVVVCLRNPSEVIASTMRYFGMSNDDEGRRAVAHVWRSENERLLAIIQAHALEATCVEYDDLLADPAAVAARLAAFIGQPLRAAGVRADLRHHRAALPDEFANLYARVRAIGA, from the coding sequence GTGATCATCATCAGCGGCTGCGGCCGTTCCGGCACCAGCGCCGTCGCGCGCTTGTTGTATGACTCCGGCGTCTCCGTCGGACGCGACCTGATCCCGCCCGACGAAGGCAACGCCGAGGGTTACTACGAGGAGCGGGCCGTCGTCGAGCTCAACGACGAGATCGTTCAGACTGCGGGCCTCGGCGCCTTCTTCGCGACGGCTTCGCGCGAGCACATGCTTGCGTGCGCGCGGCCGCTCGTCGAGCGCATGCGCGAGCTTGCTGCGGAAGCGACGCCAGCCTGGAAGGACCCGCGCTTTTGCTGGACGCTCGAAGCCTGGCTGGACGCCTTCGACGCTGCGCCGCGCGTCGTCGTCTGCCTGCGCAATCCTTCCGAAGTCATCGCATCGACCATGCGCTATTTCGGCATGTCCAACGACGACGAGGGCCGGCGCGCCGTGGCACACGTCTGGCGCAGCGAAAACGAACGGCTCCTCGCGATCATCCAGGCCCACGCGCTCGAAGCCACATGCGTCGAGTACGACGATCTGCTCGCTGACCCGGCTGCCGTCGCCGCGCGGCTGGCTGCGTTCATCGGCCAGCCGTTGCGCGCGGCCGGGGTGCGCGCCGATCTGCGACACCATCGCGCCGCCCTGCCCGATGAGTTCGCGAATCTCTACGCCCGCGTCCGGGCTATCGGCGCCTAA
- a CDS encoding cytochrome P450: MSDQTSPPSAPEEPNLFDVPIFSGDPFPLFKTLRATNPVVKIGEGFWGVTKYNDVLNILRDPDTFSSRVDGRSVRGEARPPTILFDDPPIHTRMRGLLTKAFTPRVVELQREFIQENCDRLIDAMLLQEEPDYIEGLSYPLPVGVIASMLGVEDGDLATFKRWSDAIIRNIGVTLFDPDNNDLEEINLEFDAYFREHIARVREHPTDTLLSALVHAESAEEGRLSLEDLLVVSRVLLVAGNETTTGLIINCARVLAEFPDVLARLKAEPELTASFIEETLRYYPPFPATIRRTTRDVELRGVTIPQGERILALLGSANRDEEAFDRAEEFVIDRDPNRHLGFGMGIHYCLGAPLARLEGRIAMRTLIPRIKRLEIIEEGEGGALRPGGPDYMKVRFELDAAAALV; the protein is encoded by the coding sequence ATGTCCGACCAAACATCCCCGCCGTCAGCACCAGAAGAACCCAATCTGTTTGACGTGCCGATTTTCTCCGGCGATCCGTTTCCGCTGTTCAAGACACTCCGCGCGACGAACCCCGTTGTGAAGATCGGCGAAGGGTTCTGGGGCGTCACCAAGTACAACGACGTACTCAACATTCTGCGCGATCCCGACACGTTCTCGTCGCGCGTCGACGGGCGTTCCGTGCGCGGCGAAGCGCGTCCGCCCACCATCTTGTTCGATGACCCGCCGATCCACACGCGCATGCGTGGCCTGCTCACGAAGGCCTTCACGCCGCGCGTCGTCGAATTGCAGCGCGAGTTCATTCAGGAAAACTGCGACCGCCTGATCGACGCGATGCTGCTCCAGGAAGAACCGGACTACATCGAAGGTCTGTCGTATCCGCTGCCCGTCGGCGTCATCGCGAGCATGCTCGGCGTCGAAGACGGCGATCTCGCGACCTTCAAGCGCTGGTCCGATGCGATCATCCGCAACATCGGCGTCACGTTGTTCGATCCGGACAACAACGACCTCGAAGAGATCAATCTCGAGTTTGACGCGTACTTCCGCGAGCACATCGCCAGGGTGCGCGAACATCCCACCGACACGTTGTTGAGCGCGCTGGTCCACGCCGAGAGCGCGGAAGAGGGCCGTTTGTCGCTCGAAGATCTTCTCGTCGTGTCGCGCGTGTTGCTCGTGGCGGGGAACGAGACGACGACGGGGCTCATCATCAACTGCGCGCGCGTGCTCGCAGAATTCCCGGACGTGCTCGCTCGATTGAAGGCCGAACCGGAACTCACAGCGAGCTTCATCGAGGAGACGTTGCGCTATTACCCGCCGTTTCCCGCGACGATTCGCCGCACCACGCGCGACGTGGAACTGCGGGGCGTCACGATTCCGCAGGGCGAACGCATCCTGGCGCTGCTCGGTTCGGCGAACCGGGACGAAGAGGCCTTCGATCGCGCGGAGGAGTTCGTCATCGACCGCGACCCGAATCGCCACCTCGGATTCGGCATGGGGATTCACTACTGCCTCGGCGCGCCGCTCGCGCGTCTCGAAGGCCGGATCGCCATGCGCACGCTCATTCCGCGCATCAAGCGCCTTGAGATCATCGAAGAGGGGGAGGGCGGTGCGCTGCGACCGGGCGGCCCCGATTACATGAAGGTGCGCTTCGAGCTGGACGCGGCGGCGGCGCTCGTCTAG
- a CDS encoding MFS transporter, with protein sequence MDQDAVADAPVAGEDAPAAVATPAALRPSIRQYGMRPLVILFILNGVDEFDRAVLTIALDDIRLHFGLSDFTVGLLPLAVIFITGILSLPVGNWADHYSRTKILAVGALVWGSAGLFAAGSRSFLQLFFTRALLGVGQGTIGPTHLSLLSDYYPQHVRGRVMNYWRSANAFGSIVGAVVGAGIVAAVGWRWGFAAAAVPGLLFGLVALTLREPKRGQAELDEAIVDNPMLAGFLREPTDRKGFFESLGTILATRTLRYMILANAAIGFTLIGVIVWLPTLFERRYGFETEEAGAMFGALAIAAFLGQWFAGPYADNRLHRGLGYLGRMGALSVVVLLVTWTVAFAIPYAPVTLAMLLVGGFVASVTSGGLIPIVAACSSPRIRSQSFAAFGLSLSVLGAAMAPLAVGGVSELFQMRGVDDGDALRYSMLLATVTVASVGAWWVYEASRSAEDDARRAVTEFLAESTGGGAAATDGTPQA encoded by the coding sequence ATGGATCAGGACGCCGTCGCCGATGCGCCCGTGGCCGGAGAGGACGCCCCCGCAGCCGTGGCCACGCCTGCCGCGCTGCGCCCCTCGATCAGGCAGTACGGGATGCGGCCGCTCGTGATCCTCTTCATCCTCAACGGAGTCGACGAGTTCGATCGCGCAGTGCTTACCATCGCGCTCGACGACATTCGTCTGCACTTTGGGCTCTCGGACTTCACCGTCGGGCTACTGCCGCTTGCGGTCATCTTCATCACCGGCATCCTCTCGCTCCCGGTCGGAAATTGGGCCGATCACTACAGCCGCACGAAGATCCTTGCGGTCGGCGCGCTGGTGTGGGGAAGCGCCGGTCTCTTCGCGGCGGGCTCGCGCTCGTTCCTGCAACTCTTTTTCACGCGCGCGTTGCTGGGCGTTGGTCAGGGCACGATCGGCCCCACGCACCTGAGCCTCCTTTCGGACTACTACCCGCAGCACGTGCGTGGTCGCGTCATGAACTACTGGCGCTCGGCGAACGCCTTCGGTTCGATCGTGGGCGCGGTCGTTGGCGCCGGCATTGTCGCGGCGGTCGGCTGGCGCTGGGGATTCGCGGCCGCGGCGGTACCGGGTTTGCTCTTCGGACTCGTGGCGCTGACGCTGCGCGAGCCGAAGCGCGGTCAGGCCGAGTTGGACGAGGCCATCGTCGATAATCCAATGCTTGCCGGGTTCCTGCGCGAGCCAACTGACCGGAAGGGCTTCTTCGAGAGCCTGGGCACGATCCTCGCGACACGCACGCTCCGCTACATGATCCTGGCCAACGCGGCGATCGGCTTCACGCTGATCGGCGTTATCGTGTGGCTGCCGACGCTATTCGAGCGGCGGTACGGATTCGAGACGGAGGAGGCGGGCGCGATGTTCGGCGCGCTCGCGATCGCCGCGTTCCTTGGCCAGTGGTTTGCCGGCCCCTACGCCGACAACCGGCTGCATCGCGGCCTGGGCTATCTCGGACGCATGGGAGCGCTGTCCGTCGTCGTCCTTCTCGTGACGTGGACCGTGGCGTTCGCCATCCCGTACGCGCCAGTCACGCTGGCGATGCTGCTCGTCGGCGGCTTTGTCGCGTCCGTGACGTCGGGCGGACTCATTCCGATCGTCGCTGCGTGCTCGTCGCCGCGCATACGCAGTCAGTCGTTCGCCGCGTTCGGCCTGTCGCTCTCAGTGCTCGGCGCAGCCATGGCGCCGCTCGCGGTGGGCGGCGTATCGGAGCTGTTCCAGATGCGCGGCGTGGACGACGGCGACGCGCTGCGCTACTCGATGCTGCTGGCCACGGTCACCGTCGCGAGCGTCGGCGCGTGGTGGGTGTACGAGGCGAGCCGCAGCGCCGAAGACGACGCACGCCGCGCGGTCACCGAGTTTCTCGCCGAGAGCACCGGCGGCGGTGCGGCGGCGACGGACGGAACGCCGCAGGCCTGA
- a CDS encoding NAD-dependent malic enzyme, with product MLAQIAAAVGDCGGNLGDIDVIRTTGTSIVREISVQARDSEHAVEIVDQVKKIKGVSIKSVSDRVFLSHRGGKIEISNKVPVASRRDLSVVYTPGVARVCLAIDKDPEAAYSMTIKGNTVAVVSDGTAILGLGDLGPLAAMPVMEGKAMLFKAFGGVDAWPICLDTKDQDEIVAIVKAIAPGFGGINLEDISAPRCFYIEERLKAELDIPVFHDDQHGTAVVVLAAALNALCIVKKNMTDIKVVVLGVGAAGVACSKILMSAGVKNIIGCDRTGIIYKGRTEGMNFMKEWFADNTNLEGVSGSVSDAMEDADLFLGLAGPNMITVDDLKKMSRDPIVMAMANPDPEIRPEIAGPHVAVMATGRSDFPNQINNVLCFPGLFRGVLDVRARHITENMKVKAAEAIAAAVGKNELSSEYIIPSVFHPTVFKNVAKAVAEAAIADGVAEREKKPIPVFI from the coding sequence ATGCTGGCGCAGATCGCAGCGGCCGTAGGCGACTGCGGCGGGAATCTCGGCGATATTGACGTGATTCGGACGACGGGCACCTCGATCGTGCGCGAAATCAGCGTGCAGGCACGCGACAGCGAGCACGCGGTCGAGATCGTGGACCAGGTCAAGAAGATCAAGGGCGTGTCAATAAAGAGCGTCTCGGACCGGGTGTTCCTGAGCCACCGCGGCGGCAAGATCGAGATTTCGAACAAGGTGCCGGTGGCGAGCCGCCGCGACCTGTCCGTGGTCTACACACCTGGCGTCGCGCGCGTGTGCCTTGCGATCGATAAGGATCCGGAAGCCGCTTATTCGATGACCATCAAGGGCAACACGGTGGCCGTCGTCAGCGACGGCACCGCCATTCTCGGGCTCGGCGACCTCGGTCCATTAGCGGCGATGCCCGTGATGGAAGGCAAGGCGATGCTCTTCAAGGCGTTTGGCGGCGTCGATGCGTGGCCGATCTGCCTCGACACGAAGGATCAGGACGAGATCGTCGCGATCGTGAAGGCGATTGCGCCCGGGTTCGGGGGCATCAACCTGGAGGATATCTCGGCGCCGCGCTGCTTCTACATCGAGGAGCGCCTTAAGGCCGAACTGGACATTCCGGTATTCCACGACGACCAGCACGGCACGGCGGTCGTGGTGCTGGCGGCGGCGCTGAACGCACTGTGCATCGTGAAGAAGAACATGACGGATATCAAGGTCGTCGTGTTGGGCGTCGGCGCTGCGGGCGTGGCGTGCTCGAAGATCCTGATGTCGGCCGGCGTGAAGAACATCATAGGCTGCGACCGGACGGGGATTATCTACAAGGGCCGCACCGAGGGCATGAACTTCATGAAGGAGTGGTTCGCGGACAACACGAACCTCGAAGGCGTGAGCGGCTCGGTCAGCGACGCGATGGAGGACGCCGACCTGTTTCTCGGGCTGGCGGGTCCGAACATGATCACCGTCGACGACCTGAAGAAGATGAGCCGCGATCCGATCGTGATGGCGATGGCGAACCCGGATCCGGAGATTCGGCCGGAGATCGCGGGGCCGCACGTGGCCGTGATGGCGACGGGGCGTTCGGACTTCCCGAACCAGATCAACAACGTGCTGTGCTTCCCCGGCCTGTTCCGCGGCGTGCTCGACGTGCGCGCGCGCCACATCACCGAGAACATGAAGGTGAAGGCCGCCGAGGCGATCGCGGCCGCGGTCGGCAAGAACGAACTAAGCTCGGAATACATCATCCCGAGCGTGTTTCACCCGACGGTGTTCAAGAACGTCGCGAAGGCAGTAGCGGAAGCGGCGATCGCGGACGGCGTGGCAGAGCGAGAGAAGAAGCCGATCCCGGTGTTTATTTAG
- a CDS encoding flavin reductase family protein, which translates to MPDSNAKPALDMMNYGMYVVGSKGPMGLNVMAAHWLMQISFQPRMVALSVENDARTLANIREERVFSVNVMGENSHELVATFLQPADPGKIIGRAAEGKPVMVDKLAGVPHKTMSTGCPILRDALAWYECEVEGGIPTGDHTLIVARVVDGGQISHGKPLRDDDLGWTYSG; encoded by the coding sequence GTGCCCGATTCGAACGCGAAGCCTGCGCTGGACATGATGAATTACGGCATGTATGTCGTCGGCTCGAAGGGGCCGATGGGCCTCAACGTCATGGCGGCGCACTGGCTCATGCAAATCTCCTTCCAGCCGCGCATGGTCGCGCTGTCCGTCGAGAACGACGCGCGGACGCTGGCGAACATCCGCGAGGAGCGCGTGTTCAGCGTGAACGTCATGGGCGAGAACAGCCACGAACTCGTCGCGACGTTCTTGCAGCCTGCTGATCCCGGCAAGATCATCGGCCGGGCGGCCGAGGGCAAACCGGTGATGGTCGACAAGCTCGCCGGCGTCCCGCACAAGACGATGAGCACCGGCTGTCCGATCCTGCGTGACGCGCTGGCATGGTACGAGTGCGAGGTGGAAGGCGGCATCCCTACGGGCGACCATACGCTGATCGTCGCGCGGGTCGTCGATGGCGGGCAGATCAGTCATGGCAAGCCGCTACGTGACGACGACCTGGGCTGGACGTATTCGGGTTAG
- a CDS encoding ferredoxin family protein, with translation MASNGSGMFIRVEVDEPLASDAAAAQQLAGVCPVDIYAATNGHVEIVEDNLDECILCGLCLEVGPQGAVRVIKLYDNNALLTKA, from the coding sequence ATGGCGTCGAACGGTTCCGGCATGTTCATCCGGGTCGAAGTCGACGAGCCGCTCGCGTCGGATGCGGCGGCGGCGCAGCAACTCGCGGGCGTCTGCCCCGTTGACATTTACGCGGCGACCAACGGCCACGTCGAGATCGTCGAAGATAACCTCGACGAGTGCATCCTCTGCGGCCTCTGCCTCGAAGTCGGTCCGCAAGGCGCCGTGCGCGTCATCAAGCTGTACGACAACAACGCGCTGTTGACGAAAGCGTAA
- a CDS encoding LLM class F420-dependent oxidoreductase: MARYGFTFPFDGMPLHAHKEALQEAERLGYTDAWSYEIDGVDCFTPLALAASWTEKMQLGTAIANVYTRTPLTLAMSAMGVAEAAPGRFALGIGSGSSVIVERWNGVPFEAPYRKVRDVANVLTKAFAGEKVTETLDTVRADGFRMSRRLVAPPPLYIAALRKRMLRLGGAVGDGVIINWLSAGDVPKAVAEARRGAEEAGRDPSKVEVACRIFVCVSEEEPLVDFIGRRSIAAYLNVPVYAAFHEWLGRGPLLQPMWDAWGAGDRKAATAAIPRSVIDELLVHGDAATCRRKVQDYVDAGVTIPVINVITTAADPNERARQSVEMLRALAPR, from the coding sequence ATGGCCAGATACGGATTTACTTTCCCCTTCGACGGCATGCCCCTGCACGCGCACAAAGAAGCGCTGCAGGAGGCCGAGCGGCTGGGCTACACCGACGCATGGTCGTACGAGATCGACGGCGTTGACTGCTTTACGCCGCTCGCGCTCGCCGCATCCTGGACAGAGAAGATGCAACTCGGCACGGCGATCGCGAACGTGTATACACGCACACCGCTGACGCTGGCGATGTCGGCGATGGGCGTCGCGGAGGCGGCGCCGGGGCGCTTCGCGCTGGGTATCGGGTCGGGATCGTCGGTGATCGTCGAGCGGTGGAACGGGGTACCGTTCGAGGCTCCGTATCGGAAGGTGCGGGACGTCGCGAACGTGCTGACCAAGGCGTTTGCCGGCGAGAAGGTGACGGAGACGCTCGACACGGTGCGCGCGGACGGCTTCCGGATGTCGCGGCGCCTGGTCGCGCCGCCGCCGCTGTACATCGCAGCGCTGCGTAAGCGCATGCTGCGCCTGGGCGGAGCGGTGGGGGATGGCGTGATCATCAACTGGCTGTCGGCGGGCGACGTGCCGAAGGCCGTCGCAGAAGCGCGACGCGGCGCCGAGGAGGCCGGACGCGACCCGTCGAAGGTCGAAGTCGCCTGCCGCATCTTCGTGTGCGTTTCGGAGGAAGAGCCGCTGGTCGACTTCATCGGGCGGCGGTCGATCGCGGCGTACCTGAACGTGCCCGTATACGCGGCATTCCACGAATGGCTGGGTCGAGGTCCGCTGCTGCAGCCGATGTGGGACGCCTGGGGCGCCGGCGACCGCAAAGCCGCGACCGCGGCAATCCCGCGCAGCGTCATCGACGAACTGCTGGTACACGGAGACGCGGCGACGTGCCGTCGCAAGGTGCAGGACTACGTCGATGCGGGGGTGACGATACCGGTGATCAACGTCATCACGACAGCCGCTGACCCCAACGAGCGCGCGCGCCAGTCCGTCGAGATGCTGCGGGCGCTGGCGCCGCGCTAG
- a CDS encoding alpha/beta hydrolase, whose protein sequence is MAEPQAGRVTVEEGVVFGTGGGRDLKCDVYTPPQPGPRRPGVLLVHGGGWVRGDRTQLRGYGILLGRLGYVCVATEYRLTGEAKWPAQLHDVKAALRWMRANAERLGVDPEKIAVSGNSAGAHLSLMIAGTQNMPAFEGDGGNAGVSTSVAACIAFYAPVRLAELYERRADAFLPALFAPDATPQTMAGASPDRHVANNFPPTLLISGNKDQTVNYRESVHMYHALIDAGARAELHLYEGAPHAFDALPDFGRQCASIMALFLDRVMTNPRPVAAPQTTMAGRT, encoded by the coding sequence ATGGCGGAGCCGCAGGCGGGACGCGTGACGGTGGAAGAGGGCGTAGTCTTCGGCACCGGCGGCGGCCGCGATCTGAAATGCGACGTGTACACGCCGCCGCAGCCCGGCCCGCGCCGGCCCGGCGTGCTGCTCGTGCACGGCGGTGGCTGGGTGCGCGGCGACCGTACGCAGTTGCGCGGCTACGGCATCCTGCTCGGGCGCCTCGGCTACGTGTGCGTCGCGACGGAGTACCGCCTGACAGGCGAGGCCAAGTGGCCGGCGCAGCTCCACGACGTCAAGGCGGCGCTGCGGTGGATGCGCGCGAACGCCGAGCGCCTCGGCGTCGATCCGGAGAAGATCGCGGTGTCCGGGAACTCTGCGGGCGCCCATCTTTCGCTGATGATCGCCGGCACGCAAAACATGCCGGCGTTCGAAGGCGACGGCGGTAACGCCGGCGTCAGCACGTCGGTCGCCGCATGCATCGCGTTCTACGCGCCCGTGCGCCTCGCCGAACTCTACGAACGCCGCGCCGATGCGTTTCTTCCCGCACTCTTCGCGCCCGACGCCACGCCGCAGACGATGGCTGGCGCTAGCCCGGATCGCCACGTCGCGAACAACTTTCCGCCGACGCTGCTGATCTCCGGCAACAAGGACCAGACCGTGAATTACCGCGAGAGCGTGCACATGTACCACGCGCTGATCGACGCGGGCGCCCGTGCCGAACTGCACCTCTACGAAGGCGCCCCGCACGCCTTCGACGCGCTACCGGACTTCGGGCGCCAGTGTGCATCGATCATGGCGCTCTTCCTCGACCGCGTGATGACGAACCCGCGCCCCGTCGCCGCGCCGCAGACGACGATGGCCGGGCGCACATGA
- a CDS encoding nitroreductase family protein, which yields MDIYKTIVTKRDTRSFTDKPIADETLRRILQAGRMAGSSKNSQPCRFIVIDEQAVKEEVAKCGDFAAWIPTAPLLIAIGIPDEGPRGEYDAGRASQNMMVAAWAERVSSCPVTMHHVDCARDALGMPANYRLAVVLAFGYRSKPQKSVPEAARRPFDEYVHRNRW from the coding sequence GTGGATATCTACAAGACCATCGTCACCAAGCGAGACACGCGTTCATTCACCGATAAGCCCATTGCCGATGAGACGCTGCGCCGCATCCTGCAGGCCGGGCGCATGGCCGGCAGTTCGAAGAACTCGCAGCCATGCCGCTTCATCGTCATCGACGAGCAGGCCGTGAAGGAAGAGGTCGCCAAGTGCGGCGACTTCGCCGCATGGATCCCCACCGCGCCGCTGCTCATCGCGATCGGTATCCCCGACGAAGGGCCGCGCGGCGAGTACGATGCCGGCCGCGCCTCCCAGAACATGATGGTCGCCGCCTGGGCGGAGCGCGTCAGCTCGTGCCCGGTCACCATGCACCACGTCGACTGCGCGCGCGATGCGCTCGGGATGCCTGCGAACTATCGTCTCGCCGTCGTGCTCGCGTTCGGCTATCGCTCGAAGCCGCAGAAGAGCGTCCCGGAGGCTGCGCGCCGCCCCTTCGACGAGTACGTGCATCGCAACCGCTGGTAG